A genomic stretch from Desulfotignum balticum DSM 7044 includes:
- a CDS encoding head-tail joining protein, which translates to MTFKEQMADDLKNVFYNSDEFADPSVYTPVSGSVVDPCPVMVDHDVLIQADGYDVNMATLGTTVTAMVSDVGKPARGDTFAMESGTVYTVQRIERYSQDGLEVTVVVK; encoded by the coding sequence ATGACATTCAAAGAACAGATGGCCGATGATCTGAAGAACGTGTTTTACAACTCTGACGAATTTGCGGACCCTTCCGTGTACACACCGGTGTCAGGATCTGTGGTAGATCCGTGTCCGGTGATGGTGGACCACGATGTCCTGATCCAGGCGGACGGGTATGATGTGAACATGGCAACCCTGGGAACCACGGTCACGGCCATGGTGTCGGATGTGGGCAAGCCTGCCCGGGGTGATACGTTTGCCATGGAATCCGGCACCGTCTATACCGTGCAGCGGATTGAGCGGTATTCCCAGGACGGGCTGGAAGTGACGGTGGTGGTGAAATGA
- a CDS encoding phage tail tape measure protein produces MADLQKTIEVIFGGVDQVSGTVTSISKKVSDGFGELESMTDPLANAHDKVVMLEAALGALAIGGMALAVNVAKDFDSQFREVTTLVDETGAGIDGFRGDLLQYVSDSTQGLGDINNALYQAISLGVDYTDSLEALATAEQLAVGGKANLAASTELLLGSLNAYGDGVDEATRYSDAFFTIVKDGKTTIPELAQYLSQVTGTAAAAEVPIETLGAAIAAITASGAPTSQAMTQIRQVIEALIKPTKQASDYAQELGLDFSAQALAADGLEGIMAKVYDVTGGNVDQMAKLFTSSEALRGALILSRDESGKFAGALEDMENKTGATATAFEKMADDVNLINQTLANNVTLTLEAVGEKLLDEYGDIATALTDVFKALQSSIKAGAFDDVFNVIEELGGDLETTLNDLAKNLPEALKDVDFSDFSNSIKTLASETAGVLEAFFGDVDLSTLEGLSQAIQKLVNLGTLLNEVTTGIVEIWQDVAKWLGEAADKAGDMDTETSELIGNVLGVGKVVNELSGFLGGAADALGSVSNLVNVLAAKQLVGMVTSLGSVTAATTKWVDVINAATGTKALGLLGLSYAAGHVVGTLMDKYIPAVSDTAQAVIGWTDKLLNFSGTQDQATDSAEGFNKLIEALANSTENYQYDLTDLRKELTGLGYDVENLPDEAIFKIAAEADLLSVDTARDLMKDRVEIDPPVATIWADVEQADKEITAFWEEFLKLPDKKDVDVNVNADTDAVEQVQNYITWLDETGTEHTVIIDVAKDQVTDVEKQIDDIPTEKMLEIQLQGDIDTQIAAIEAQAETAQTAFEYKADVDIAEAQANADILVAAYDAAGESVGALAESTSSMFGDFISNMSDLSMSEKWDLGGMVEDQLAIEGKMVDSQIALNTAQAEYMQAKTESMERGDAMIQIDSTGLEPALEMIMWQVIEKVQIRANEESADFLLGLNS; encoded by the coding sequence GTGGCTGATCTGCAAAAAACCATAGAGGTTATATTCGGTGGCGTTGACCAGGTGTCCGGCACTGTTACCAGTATTTCCAAAAAAGTGTCTGACGGGTTCGGAGAACTGGAAAGCATGACCGATCCTTTGGCTAATGCCCATGACAAAGTGGTCATGCTGGAGGCGGCCCTGGGGGCCCTGGCCATCGGCGGCATGGCCCTGGCTGTCAATGTTGCCAAAGATTTTGATTCCCAGTTTCGGGAGGTCACTACACTGGTGGATGAGACCGGCGCGGGCATCGATGGGTTCCGAGGCGATCTTTTGCAGTATGTTTCTGATTCCACCCAGGGACTGGGGGACATCAACAATGCCTTGTATCAGGCCATTTCCCTGGGCGTGGATTACACCGACAGCCTGGAGGCACTGGCCACGGCCGAGCAGCTGGCCGTGGGCGGCAAGGCGAATCTGGCAGCGTCCACTGAATTGCTGCTGGGCTCCCTGAACGCATACGGGGACGGCGTTGATGAGGCGACCCGGTATTCTGATGCATTTTTCACCATTGTCAAAGACGGTAAAACCACCATCCCGGAGCTGGCACAGTATCTGTCCCAGGTGACCGGCACGGCCGCAGCGGCTGAAGTGCCCATCGAAACCCTGGGCGCGGCCATTGCCGCCATCACCGCGTCCGGCGCTCCCACCTCCCAGGCCATGACCCAGATCCGGCAGGTCATCGAAGCATTGATCAAGCCGACCAAGCAGGCCAGTGATTACGCCCAGGAGCTGGGACTCGACTTTTCTGCCCAGGCCCTGGCAGCTGACGGCCTGGAAGGCATCATGGCCAAAGTCTATGATGTGACCGGCGGCAACGTGGATCAGATGGCCAAACTGTTCACATCGTCTGAGGCATTGAGAGGGGCATTGATCCTGTCCAGGGATGAGTCCGGCAAGTTTGCCGGCGCTCTGGAAGACATGGAGAACAAGACCGGCGCGACGGCCACCGCATTTGAAAAAATGGCGGATGACGTCAACCTCATCAACCAGACCCTGGCAAACAACGTCACATTGACTCTGGAGGCAGTGGGCGAAAAACTGCTGGATGAATACGGGGACATTGCCACGGCACTGACGGATGTGTTCAAGGCGCTTCAGTCATCCATCAAGGCCGGGGCGTTCGATGACGTGTTCAACGTCATCGAAGAGCTGGGTGGAGATCTTGAAACAACCCTCAACGATCTGGCAAAAAATTTGCCTGAAGCGCTCAAAGACGTTGATTTTTCTGATTTTTCAAACTCCATTAAAACCCTGGCATCTGAAACCGCAGGCGTATTGGAGGCGTTTTTCGGCGATGTTGACTTGTCAACCCTGGAAGGGCTGTCCCAGGCAATTCAGAAGCTGGTAAATCTGGGCACATTGCTGAACGAAGTCACCACCGGAATTGTGGAAATCTGGCAAGATGTTGCCAAGTGGTTGGGTGAAGCAGCGGATAAAGCCGGCGACATGGACACCGAAACATCTGAGTTGATCGGGAATGTCCTTGGAGTGGGCAAAGTCGTTAATGAACTGTCCGGATTTTTGGGTGGTGCGGCCGATGCTCTGGGGTCTGTTTCCAACCTGGTCAATGTGCTGGCGGCCAAGCAGCTTGTTGGCATGGTGACATCTTTAGGGTCTGTCACGGCGGCCACGACAAAATGGGTGGACGTGATCAATGCTGCCACCGGAACCAAGGCATTGGGCTTATTGGGATTGTCTTATGCCGCCGGCCATGTGGTCGGGACCTTGATGGATAAATATATTCCAGCTGTCAGCGACACGGCCCAGGCAGTAATTGGCTGGACAGACAAGCTTCTCAACTTTTCCGGGACCCAGGATCAGGCCACAGACAGCGCAGAAGGTTTCAACAAGCTGATTGAAGCCCTGGCCAACAGCACGGAAAATTATCAATATGATCTGACAGATCTCAGAAAAGAACTGACCGGACTGGGTTACGACGTTGAGAACCTGCCGGATGAGGCCATATTTAAGATTGCAGCGGAAGCGGATCTGCTGAGTGTGGACACGGCCCGGGATCTGATGAAAGATCGGGTTGAGATTGATCCGCCGGTGGCAACGATTTGGGCGGATGTCGAACAGGCAGATAAAGAAATCACTGCGTTCTGGGAAGAGTTTTTAAAACTCCCTGACAAAAAAGATGTGGATGTCAACGTCAACGCAGACACAGACGCTGTTGAGCAGGTACAGAATTATATTACCTGGCTGGACGAAACCGGAACGGAGCATACCGTCATCATTGATGTTGCAAAAGATCAGGTCACGGATGTTGAAAAACAGATCGATGATATCCCGACAGAAAAAATGCTGGAGATCCAGCTTCAGGGAGACATTGATACACAGATAGCCGCCATCGAAGCCCAGGCAGAAACGGCCCAGACGGCGTTTGAATACAAAGCGGACGTCGATATAGCAGAAGCCCAGGCAAACGCGGATATTTTAGTTGCGGCTTACGATGCCGCCGGTGAGTCTGTTGGGGCTTTGGCCGAGTCAACATCGAGCATGTTTGGGGACTTCATTTCCAATATGTCTGATTTGTCTATGTCTGAAAAATGGGATCTTGGGGGCATGGTGGAAGATCAACTGGCCATAGAAGGGAAAATGGTTGATTCTCAAATTGCTTTAAATACTGCTCAGGCTGAATATATGCAGGCCAAAACAGAATCTATGGAGCGGGGTGATGCCATGATCCAGATTGATTCCACCGGCCTGGAGCCGGCGTTGGAAATGATCATGTGGCAGGTCATTGAAAAGGTGCAGATCCGGGCCAACGAAGAATCGGCAGACTTTTTACTGGGATTGAATTCATGA
- the avd gene encoding diversity-generating retroelement protein Avd: MENLIAYQKMLELTEYAYVAIRQFPKSEKYGLAADIKRQIYTILRLMVAANKRYFKKNTLQDMDIEHEVLRRQIEMARNLKFVPFKKFAILSAKVDEVGRLIGGWKKKLQQ, translated from the coding sequence ATGGAAAATTTGATTGCCTATCAAAAAATGCTTGAATTGACTGAGTACGCCTATGTTGCGATACGGCAGTTCCCAAAATCCGAAAAGTATGGTTTAGCCGCGGATATCAAACGCCAGATATACACCATTTTGCGCCTGATGGTGGCGGCAAACAAAAGGTATTTCAAGAAAAATACGCTTCAGGATATGGATATTGAGCATGAGGTGCTGAGGCGCCAAATTGAAATGGCCAGAAATTTAAAGTTTGTCCCGTTCAAAAAGTTTGCCATCCTTTCTGCCAAAGTGGATGAGGTGGGCCGGTTGATCGGCGGGTGGAAAAAGAAGTTGCAGCAATGA
- a CDS encoding reverse transcriptase/maturase family protein has translation MKRYNHLFEKICDIENLFDAYRVCLRGKRLRRGVLPFTYNLSKELFQIRRELKNETYRTGAYYSFYVHEPKKRLVQSLPFRDRIVQQALCQVINIIFEQTFIKDTYACIKGRGTHAGSDQLVNYMRKAQAKFGKAYCLQCDIASYFPSIDHSILINMFEQKIKCRKTMDLIRLITDSNGQAVGIPIGNLLSQLSANIYLNALDHHAKEHWRLPYYIRYMDDFCILHGSKKYLWWLKGEIQTFLRHRLALTLNRKSSLFPISQGVDFLGYRTWTTHKLVRKRSINKARRKFKGLSRLYHAGKISMDKISESARSWSAHCEHADTYRLRSKMFNMLRKDLERK, from the coding sequence ATGAAACGATACAACCATCTGTTCGAAAAAATCTGTGATATCGAAAATCTTTTTGACGCATACCGGGTTTGCCTGAGAGGAAAACGCCTCCGGCGTGGCGTGCTTCCGTTTACATACAATTTGTCAAAAGAGCTGTTTCAGATCCGGCGTGAGCTGAAAAATGAAACTTACCGGACCGGTGCCTATTACAGTTTTTATGTGCATGAGCCAAAAAAAAGACTGGTGCAGTCTCTGCCGTTCCGTGATCGAATTGTTCAGCAGGCGCTATGTCAGGTTATCAACATTATTTTTGAGCAGACGTTTATTAAAGATACCTATGCTTGCATCAAGGGACGCGGAACTCACGCCGGATCCGACCAGCTTGTCAATTATATGAGAAAAGCCCAGGCAAAATTCGGCAAAGCCTACTGCCTTCAGTGCGACATCGCATCTTATTTTCCATCAATTGACCACAGCATCCTGATAAATATGTTTGAACAGAAAATCAAGTGCCGGAAAACCATGGACCTGATCCGGCTGATCACAGACAGCAACGGCCAGGCGGTGGGGATTCCAATCGGCAACCTGTTGTCACAGCTGTCCGCAAACATATATCTCAATGCCTTGGACCATCACGCCAAAGAGCACTGGCGCCTGCCTTATTATATTCGGTATATGGATGATTTCTGTATCCTGCATGGCAGCAAGAAATACCTGTGGTGGTTGAAAGGCGAGATTCAAACATTTCTCCGCCACAGGCTGGCCTTGACGTTGAACAGAAAATCCAGCCTGTTCCCCATCTCCCAGGGCGTTGATTTTTTGGGATACAGGACCTGGACTACACACAAGCTGGTAAGAAAGCGCAGCATAAATAAAGCCAGAAGAAAATTTAAAGGCCTGTCCCGATTGTACCATGCAGGGAAAATCAGCATGGATAAAATATCTGAGTCAGCCCGAAGCTGGTCTGCACACTGTGAGCATGCGGACACGTATCGGCTGAGAAGCAAGATGTTTAATATGCTGAGGAAAGATCTGGAAAGAAAATAG
- a CDS encoding PA2779 family protein, whose protein sequence is MIRLLTKTCIFLLTGIFVITSAVVPAIDAKMIDTNVYLSQEADAARGELASLMAREDVREKMAALGVNPDDAANRIAALTDQEVSQLQNRIDELPAGSGVLAVLGIVLVVLIVLELVGVTNVFNRM, encoded by the coding sequence ATGATCCGTCTGCTTACCAAGACCTGTATTTTTCTTTTGACCGGCATCTTTGTGATCACCAGCGCGGTGGTTCCGGCTATAGATGCCAAAATGATCGACACCAACGTATACCTGAGCCAGGAGGCGGATGCGGCCCGGGGGGAACTGGCATCGTTGATGGCCCGGGAAGATGTGAGGGAAAAAATGGCGGCTTTGGGTGTGAACCCGGATGATGCGGCCAACCGCATCGCGGCATTGACCGATCAGGAGGTGTCCCAGCTTCAGAACCGCATTGATGAACTGCCGGCCGGTTCCGGGGTGCTGGCCGTGCTGGGCATTGTGCTGGTGGTGTTGATCGTCCTTGAGCTGGTGGGTGTCACCAATGTTTTTAACCGGATGTAA
- a CDS encoding PA2778 family cysteine peptidase — translation MIRTCYFLAVLVLIFGTGCAGRNDVRLVGPDQGVELTATPFFAQEKYQCGPAALAMLLGASGVAVHPEDLVPAVYLPKRQGSLQMELAAACRQWGRIAYPISAGLTGLTAEIQSGHPVLVLQNLGFERWPIYHYAVVIGVLPPDRVVLRSGTKERVEMSAADFNRTWQRAGSWGLIDLSPGDLPQTVDPLAYMTAVAAFESAGNENAVAATAAYRAAQAAWPDNSMVLFALANNHLELNRPARAEALYRTLLAADPDHVAAANNLAEALVLQGDLAQALAVIQTAVHIAEQTRSPLLETIKHTRQEIEQALPEKTAEPSNGLKDFQKREESATSSQSE, via the coding sequence ATGATCCGGACATGTTATTTTCTGGCTGTCCTGGTGCTGATTTTCGGGACCGGATGCGCCGGCAGGAATGATGTCCGGCTTGTGGGGCCTGACCAGGGCGTGGAGTTGACGGCCACGCCCTTTTTTGCCCAGGAAAAATACCAGTGCGGCCCGGCGGCCCTGGCCATGCTGCTGGGAGCTTCCGGGGTTGCGGTTCATCCGGAGGATCTGGTTCCGGCCGTTTATCTGCCAAAGCGACAGGGAAGTCTTCAGATGGAACTGGCTGCCGCGTGCCGGCAATGGGGGCGGATTGCCTATCCGATATCTGCCGGCCTGACCGGGCTCACAGCTGAGATTCAATCCGGGCACCCGGTGCTGGTACTGCAGAACCTAGGATTTGAACGGTGGCCGATCTACCACTATGCCGTGGTGATCGGCGTGCTGCCCCCGGACCGGGTGGTGTTACGTTCCGGCACCAAAGAAAGGGTCGAGATGTCGGCGGCGGATTTCAACCGGACCTGGCAGCGTGCCGGGTCATGGGGCCTGATCGACTTGAGTCCCGGTGATCTGCCGCAAACGGTGGATCCTTTGGCCTATATGACGGCCGTGGCTGCGTTTGAGTCCGCCGGGAATGAAAATGCCGTTGCCGCCACAGCAGCATACCGGGCCGCACAGGCGGCATGGCCTGACAATTCCATGGTTCTGTTCGCTTTGGCCAACAATCATCTGGAACTAAACCGGCCCGCCCGGGCCGAGGCCCTTTACCGGACCCTGCTGGCAGCGGATCCGGATCATGTGGCTGCGGCCAACAACCTTGCCGAAGCCCTGGTCCTGCAGGGTGACCTTGCTCAGGCTTTGGCTGTGATTCAAACCGCAGTCCACATTGCGGAACAGACCCGGTCTCCACTTCTGGAAACAATCAAACACACCCGGCAGGAGATTGAGCAGGCGTTGCCGGAAAAAACCGCTGAACCTTCGAACGGACTCAAGGATTTTCAAAAAAGAGAAGAAAGTGCCACTTCTTCCCAATCCGAATAA
- a CDS encoding C45 family peptidase, with translation MKIKTVSIILLCILSFPVTIWTFPSKGGLPQSHMVIYDTIIQNEQHLKYPLKFVDSFEDGTGYLSPNGIYPVLNLFGDWRSMGRQYGYLLQHQLRKFHDEISADVMARGIAYQDQVEFATLVSMVYGSEIHQLMDGIADTSGLSRQEVLVLNAGMMLLTGAVLADDPPAACSGIAAWGENTSDDMLVFSRNWDINREAMTHYMKYLGVVVFHPLNGLALANIHPVGNLYLETGMNETGLFLELNNGEQSNNGYDPGAEDTASVLLRVLASSRTINEAFIMLKKTPADLSYIIQLADPYRAVSMERATFGCRLREGKYPGLLATYNSFVPPYPQEWEALINPPPPVSQDPRLANLRNLGNSPEYKGRFNLDNLKKLMDISVKDGGAVHGGTVYQVIAVPETKAIWLRGLDYSDWEEVALSSLF, from the coding sequence ATGAAAATAAAAACAGTCTCTATCATTTTACTATGCATTCTGTCATTTCCTGTCACCATATGGACTTTTCCTTCAAAAGGTGGATTGCCCCAGTCCCACATGGTCATTTATGACACCATCATACAAAATGAACAACATTTGAAATACCCTCTCAAATTTGTGGATTCTTTTGAGGACGGCACTGGATATTTATCACCCAACGGCATCTATCCGGTACTCAATCTTTTTGGGGACTGGCGTTCGATGGGCCGTCAGTATGGATACCTATTACAGCACCAGCTACGGAAATTTCATGATGAAATTTCTGCGGATGTGATGGCCAGAGGAATCGCATATCAAGATCAAGTTGAATTTGCCACCTTGGTTTCCATGGTTTATGGATCGGAAATCCATCAGCTTATGGATGGTATAGCAGATACTTCGGGGTTGAGCAGACAGGAAGTACTTGTTTTAAATGCCGGCATGATGCTGCTCACAGGTGCGGTTCTGGCAGATGATCCCCCGGCTGCTTGCAGCGGGATTGCCGCATGGGGAGAAAATACTTCTGACGATATGCTGGTGTTCAGCAGAAACTGGGATATCAATCGTGAAGCCATGACCCATTATATGAAATACTTAGGTGTTGTGGTATTCCATCCTTTGAACGGTCTTGCCCTGGCCAATATCCATCCAGTAGGAAACCTGTATCTTGAAACGGGAATGAATGAAACCGGTCTTTTTCTGGAACTGAACAACGGGGAACAGTCAAACAATGGATATGATCCCGGGGCCGAAGATACCGCTTCCGTTCTTCTTAGAGTGCTTGCTTCCAGTCGCACCATCAATGAAGCGTTTATAATGCTGAAAAAAACACCGGCAGATTTGTCTTACATCATTCAGCTTGCCGACCCATACCGGGCTGTATCCATGGAAAGAGCCACATTTGGTTGCCGGCTCAGAGAAGGAAAATACCCTGGACTCCTTGCCACATATAACAGTTTTGTTCCGCCATATCCACAGGAATGGGAAGCCTTGATAAATCCCCCGCCGCCTGTTTCCCAGGACCCAAGACTGGCCAATCTCAGAAATCTGGGGAATTCACCTGAATACAAAGGCCGGTTCAATTTAGACAACCTGAAAAAATTAATGGATATTTCTGTCAAAGATGGCGGTGCCGTTCATGGTGGTACAGTTTATCAGGTCATTGCCGTCCCGGAAACAAAAGCCATCTGGTTGCGGGGCCTTGATTATTCGGATTGGGAAGAAGTGGCACTTTCTTCTCTTTTTTGA
- a CDS encoding autotransporter outer membrane beta-barrel domain-containing protein encodes MFDYFINAGTITSQSSQGFARGIFVSDSKFIMNSGLIDVNASGMESESYGVLIEGETRFENTGTIRANATNTAFGAAIQNRGTLINHPGATISASSYGGDAFALSLDHAIAINNGMVTGDTLLDNDSLLMGNGIHTGDLLSNFSQVTPGNSIGTLTVTGDYHQGAGSTLAIEVDQSASDILHVSGTAFLDGTLHIIPIGYVSDSSHTFLNAAGISGAFTTISSPAVFDIDISDNALGLGFDLNRNSYTSLVSNPAHADMADILDHTRPSASSDIADILNLLDTMDMNGLDRAMGNIYPAMHGAAGYAVLGNIQRNNRHLQRQMDLTDAFRFTDPDPDADPESDDGQPWRSWATATGSETRHHSHGAVPGFREKTGGLMVGADHKPTDKKTFGGAIAVSYQNLDGKMNIGQSTIESYQGFLYSQWTETQEGQGAYVNTGLGAGIVEIDTDRTIHFLNRTATSDHTAQTGALFMGTGYGFKYADWLVRPGFDMNYAFMHEDSFTESGADSMTLDVDSRTSYSLQSHIGLNLSRKLTFETGELIPEFRIGWIHEFFPDSKNFNARFHDTPYSFEAPGRDMPKNSGLVGASLKTRFSRVLFGAFDYDYYFMEANQGSAHKFNIQIQYHF; translated from the coding sequence ATGTTTGACTATTTCATAAATGCAGGAACCATTACCAGCCAGAGTTCCCAGGGATTTGCCCGTGGTATTTTTGTTTCAGACAGTAAGTTCATCATGAACTCCGGCCTGATAGATGTCAATGCTTCTGGAATGGAATCTGAATCATATGGCGTTTTGATTGAGGGCGAGACCCGATTCGAGAACACGGGAACCATTCGCGCCAACGCCACAAACACCGCGTTTGGTGCCGCCATTCAAAACCGGGGAACCCTGATCAATCATCCCGGTGCGACAATTTCCGCCTCAAGTTACGGTGGCGACGCCTTTGCCCTGAGTCTCGACCATGCCATTGCCATCAACAACGGCATGGTTACCGGAGATACGCTGCTGGATAATGACAGCCTGCTGATGGGTAACGGGATTCATACGGGTGATCTTTTGAGCAATTTCAGTCAGGTAACACCGGGTAACTCCATCGGCACCCTGACAGTTACAGGCGACTACCATCAGGGCGCCGGATCGACGCTGGCCATTGAGGTGGACCAGAGCGCGTCGGACATACTTCATGTTTCCGGTACCGCTTTTCTGGACGGCACGCTGCACATTATTCCCATAGGCTATGTATCGGACAGCAGCCACACCTTTTTGAATGCCGCCGGTATTTCCGGCGCATTCACCACGATTTCCTCCCCGGCAGTATTTGATATCGACATCTCTGACAATGCTTTGGGGCTGGGTTTTGACTTGAACCGCAACAGCTATACGTCTCTGGTCTCAAATCCTGCCCATGCGGATATGGCCGATATTCTCGACCACACCCGCCCTTCAGCTTCCAGTGATATCGCCGATATCCTGAATCTTCTGGACACCATGGACATGAACGGCCTGGACCGGGCCATGGGAAACATTTATCCTGCCATGCATGGCGCTGCGGGCTATGCCGTCCTGGGCAACATCCAGAGAAACAACCGGCATCTGCAACGGCAGATGGATTTGACAGATGCCTTTCGCTTCACCGATCCAGACCCGGACGCCGATCCGGAATCCGATGACGGGCAGCCCTGGAGATCCTGGGCAACAGCCACGGGTTCTGAAACCCGTCATCATTCCCACGGGGCAGTCCCCGGGTTCAGGGAAAAAACGGGGGGACTGATGGTGGGTGCGGATCACAAACCCACAGACAAAAAAACATTCGGAGGCGCTATCGCTGTATCATACCAGAACCTGGATGGTAAAATGAACATCGGCCAATCAACCATTGAATCATACCAGGGTTTCCTTTACAGTCAATGGACGGAAACCCAAGAAGGACAGGGCGCTTACGTGAATACCGGACTGGGTGCCGGGATTGTCGAAATCGATACCGACCGAACCATTCATTTCCTGAACCGAACCGCAACCAGTGACCATACCGCCCAGACAGGCGCGTTGTTCATGGGAACGGGATATGGTTTCAAATATGCCGACTGGCTGGTTCGTCCCGGCTTTGACATGAATTATGCCTTTATGCATGAAGATTCCTTCACAGAATCAGGGGCTGACAGCATGACTCTGGATGTGGACTCCCGCACGTCCTATTCTCTGCAATCCCATATCGGTTTGAACCTGTCCAGAAAACTCACCTTTGAAACCGGTGAACTGATTCCCGAATTTCGAATCGGGTGGATTCATGAATTCTTTCCTGATTCTAAAAATTTCAACGCCCGTTTTCATGACACCCCGTATTCATTTGAAGCTCCCGGCCGGGACATGCCAAAAAATTCAGGACTCGTTGGCGCTTCGCTCAAGACTCGGTTTTCAAGGGTTCTGTTCGGTGCCTTTGATTATGACTATTATTTCATGGAAGCCAACCAGGGATCTGCACATAAATTCAATATCCAGATTCAGTATCATTTTTAG
- a CDS encoding helix-turn-helix domain-containing protein, translating into MREQNDEKLELAIWRYGIISPLLHREANSLPSGELLDQASWQRYVHPNGSHMRLSAETLRKWLYRYLQSGLPGLMGKVRSDKGNHQIPDKITSAMVALREEHPRWTLARMIKELIKTNRWNGRKPSRSAIYRFAKAHNLQRDPHIDPNGNVRPFAFDHFGQLWIADFLHGPKLFKDNKKHKTYLHVILDDSSRFIVHGGFYLTESVEPLLYDLMGAVRRFGIPQRFYVDNGSAYISRHLKILCARNGIDLVHTPPFVPQGRGKLERLFRTVRDQFLCDKFKTIKQINDAFKSWVAGYHETLHSSLECSPLQKRLQSKNVCRALSPSIDIEALFRMERRCRVYNDCTIHFKKIRYEVPGCLPGSRVTIYYMPWDKTCIYYGNEMKKARIVDLGANARRFEHPNQ; encoded by the coding sequence GTGAGAGAACAAAATGACGAGAAATTAGAACTGGCCATATGGCGTTACGGGATTATCAGCCCTCTTCTGCACAGGGAAGCCAACAGCCTTCCCTCTGGAGAGCTGCTTGACCAGGCGTCCTGGCAGCGGTATGTCCATCCAAACGGTTCCCATATGAGATTGAGTGCAGAAACCCTCAGGAAATGGCTATACCGCTACCTTCAAAGTGGCCTGCCAGGCCTGATGGGCAAAGTCAGATCTGATAAAGGTAACCACCAGATCCCGGATAAGATCACTTCAGCAATGGTTGCTCTGCGGGAGGAACACCCAAGATGGACCCTTGCCAGGATGATCAAGGAACTGATTAAAACCAACAGGTGGAATGGAAGAAAACCCAGCAGGTCTGCCATTTACAGATTTGCAAAAGCCCATAACCTGCAAAGAGACCCCCACATTGATCCAAACGGGAATGTACGGCCTTTTGCCTTTGACCATTTCGGTCAATTATGGATTGCTGATTTTCTCCATGGTCCAAAATTGTTCAAGGACAATAAAAAGCACAAAACCTATCTCCATGTCATCCTGGATGACAGCAGCCGGTTTATTGTTCATGGTGGATTTTACCTGACCGAATCGGTTGAACCTTTACTCTATGATCTCATGGGTGCGGTCAGACGATTTGGAATTCCCCAGCGTTTTTACGTCGACAATGGGTCGGCATATATCAGCCGGCACCTGAAGATCCTTTGCGCCAGGAACGGAATTGATCTGGTCCATACCCCACCATTTGTCCCTCAAGGCAGAGGCAAATTAGAAAGGCTGTTCAGGACCGTCAGGGATCAGTTCCTTTGTGATAAATTTAAAACCATTAAGCAGATCAATGATGCGTTCAAATCCTGGGTTGCCGGATATCATGAAACCCTGCACTCATCTTTGGAATGTTCCCCGTTGCAAAAAAGACTGCAAAGCAAAAATGTATGCCGTGCTTTGTCGCCGTCGATTGACATTGAAGCCTTGTTCAGGATGGAGCGGCGTTGCAGGGTTTACAATGATTGCACCATCCATTTCAAAAAAATCAGGTATGAGGTACCCGGATGCCTGCCAGGATCCCGGGTAACCATTTATTATATGCCCTGGGACAAAACCTGTATCTACTACGGCAATGAAATGAAAAAGGCACGTATCGTTGACCTTGGCGCCAATGCAAGACGATTTGAACATCCAAATCAATAG